The Arachis hypogaea cultivar Tifrunner chromosome 14, arahy.Tifrunner.gnm2.J5K5, whole genome shotgun sequence genome has a segment encoding these proteins:
- the LOC112744685 gene encoding WAT1-related protein At1g68170 isoform X1: MTNMWKVVKPVVVMVIVQIANAWMNVLYKLAVNDGMSLRVAVAYRYIFATAFIAPLAYILERKTRTKMTWTILFQSFLCGLFGGALAQNLQMEALALTSVTFATAISNLIPAITFILSLFFGMEKLNMRKAAGKAKIIGTMTGIGGAMLMTFYKGVEVKMLSFHINLFNQRNGGGSSHGGGGLFLVGAVSSFFFNASYALWLIIQAKMSSAYPYPYSSTALMCLMAALLSVIFTFCVERDLSQWKLGWNVRLFTVAYAGIVVSGVMVAVTSWCLRMKGPLFVSVFSPLMLVVVAFAGSTILDEKLYLGSIIGSLLIVCGLYLVLWGKSKEMVKNELVPMCHQ, encoded by the exons ATGACGAATATGTGGAAGGTGGTGAAgccggtggtggtgatggtgattGTGCAGATAGCAAATGCATGGATGAATGTTCTCTACAAGCTTGCTGTCAACGATGGCATGAGCCTCAGAGTAGCTGTTGCCTACCGCTATATCTTCGCTACTGCTTTCATTGCTCCTCTTGCTTATATTCTCGAGAG GAAGACAAGGACAAAGATGACTTGGACCATTCTCTTTCAGTCATTCTTGTGCGGTTTATTTGG GGGAGCATTGGCTCAGAACTTACAAATGGAAGCGCTTGCTTTAACTTCTGTAACATTTGCAACCGCCATATCCAACCTGATTCCGGCCATCACCTTCATCTTGTCCCTCTTCTTTGG AATGGAGAAATTGAATATGAGAAAAGCAGCAGGAAAGGCAAAGATAATAGGAACAATGACTGGAATTGGCGGAGcaatgttgatgacattctataAAGGCGTGGAAGTTAAGATGCTATCCTTTCACATTAACCTCTTCAATCAGCGAAATGGCGGCGGCTCGTCACATGGTGGCGGAGGGTTATTCTTGGTGGGTGCTGTGTCGTCGTTCTTCTTCAACGCGTCTTATGCATTGTGGCTGATCATTCAGGCGAAGATGAGTAGCGCATATCCGTATCCCTATTCAAGCACTGCACTCATGTGTTTAATGGCCGCACTTCTATCTGTTATCTTCACATTTTGTGTTGAGAGGGATTTGAGTCAATGGAAGTTGGGTTGGAATGTCAGGCTATTCACTGTAGCTTACGCT GGTATAGTGGTTTCGGGAGTGATGGTGGCTGTGACATCGTGGTGCTTACGCATGAAAGGTCCATTGTTTGTCTCTGTTTTTAGTCCTCTCATGCTAGTGGTTGTTGCTTTTGCTGGATCCACCATTCTTGATGAGAAGCTATATCTTGGAAG CATAATTGGATCGTTGTTGATTGTGTGCGGCTTATACCTGGTTCTGTGGGGTAAAAGCAAAGAGATGGTGAAAAATGAATTAGTGCCAATGTGCCATCAATAG
- the LOC112744685 gene encoding WAT1-related protein At1g68170 isoform X2, with the protein MVIVQIANAWMNVLYKLAVNDGMSLRVAVAYRYIFATAFIAPLAYILERKTRTKMTWTILFQSFLCGLFGGALAQNLQMEALALTSVTFATAISNLIPAITFILSLFFGMEKLNMRKAAGKAKIIGTMTGIGGAMLMTFYKGVEVKMLSFHINLFNQRNGGGSSHGGGGLFLVGAVSSFFFNASYALWLIIQAKMSSAYPYPYSSTALMCLMAALLSVIFTFCVERDLSQWKLGWNVRLFTVAYAGIVVSGVMVAVTSWCLRMKGPLFVSVFSPLMLVVVAFAGSTILDEKLYLGSIIGSLLIVCGLYLVLWGKSKEMVKNELVPMCHQ; encoded by the exons atggtgattGTGCAGATAGCAAATGCATGGATGAATGTTCTCTACAAGCTTGCTGTCAACGATGGCATGAGCCTCAGAGTAGCTGTTGCCTACCGCTATATCTTCGCTACTGCTTTCATTGCTCCTCTTGCTTATATTCTCGAGAG GAAGACAAGGACAAAGATGACTTGGACCATTCTCTTTCAGTCATTCTTGTGCGGTTTATTTGG GGGAGCATTGGCTCAGAACTTACAAATGGAAGCGCTTGCTTTAACTTCTGTAACATTTGCAACCGCCATATCCAACCTGATTCCGGCCATCACCTTCATCTTGTCCCTCTTCTTTGG AATGGAGAAATTGAATATGAGAAAAGCAGCAGGAAAGGCAAAGATAATAGGAACAATGACTGGAATTGGCGGAGcaatgttgatgacattctataAAGGCGTGGAAGTTAAGATGCTATCCTTTCACATTAACCTCTTCAATCAGCGAAATGGCGGCGGCTCGTCACATGGTGGCGGAGGGTTATTCTTGGTGGGTGCTGTGTCGTCGTTCTTCTTCAACGCGTCTTATGCATTGTGGCTGATCATTCAGGCGAAGATGAGTAGCGCATATCCGTATCCCTATTCAAGCACTGCACTCATGTGTTTAATGGCCGCACTTCTATCTGTTATCTTCACATTTTGTGTTGAGAGGGATTTGAGTCAATGGAAGTTGGGTTGGAATGTCAGGCTATTCACTGTAGCTTACGCT GGTATAGTGGTTTCGGGAGTGATGGTGGCTGTGACATCGTGGTGCTTACGCATGAAAGGTCCATTGTTTGTCTCTGTTTTTAGTCCTCTCATGCTAGTGGTTGTTGCTTTTGCTGGATCCACCATTCTTGATGAGAAGCTATATCTTGGAAG CATAATTGGATCGTTGTTGATTGTGTGCGGCTTATACCTGGTTCTGTGGGGTAAAAGCAAAGAGATGGTGAAAAATGAATTAGTGCCAATGTGCCATCAATAG